The following are encoded together in the Acinetobacter radioresistens DSM 6976 = NBRC 102413 = CIP 103788 genome:
- a CDS encoding sensor domain-containing diguanylate cyclase: MELFDSSIFDLSPIPMWLEDYSEIKKQFDVWRSEGINDLAAFLKEDVERVRSCAHKIKVIRVNPKTLEVFEADSQQDLIKHTANIFQQDMYQTHIQELVALWQGETEFFSTAVNYTLTGKRLDIQLRAIVLPGYEHDLSRLLLTTEDITHYENARRQEEKNRILAESLFIYSPTSLWVEDFSRIKQRFDQLKQLNIQDFHTFLDVHSEFVNQCIDDIVIIDVNQATLDLFKAPDKESLLKNTDQIFADEMQQTFREQLIELWNGNLHHQREAVNYALDGSVRHVILQFTVFPGYEEDWGMVQVALTDISARKKAENYLEYLGRHDVLTQLCNRAFFSEEVKRLERSRLRPVSCIFIDMNSLKEINDTLGHDIGDGLLRRVGNVLNQAIENTRYTASRIGGDEFVILLPTATEAETLTATQTIEELFKIDNQYYASQPISISMGCATSRENESIEALLKRADQQMYQKKQHYYQNSTL, from the coding sequence ATGGAACTGTTTGATTCTTCAATATTTGATCTGTCTCCAATTCCCATGTGGCTTGAAGATTATAGTGAAATCAAAAAACAGTTCGATGTCTGGCGTTCAGAGGGTATAAATGATCTGGCCGCATTTCTCAAAGAAGATGTAGAACGGGTACGCAGCTGTGCTCATAAAATCAAGGTCATTCGGGTCAATCCCAAAACTTTAGAAGTTTTTGAAGCAGACAGCCAGCAAGATCTGATTAAACATACTGCAAATATTTTTCAGCAGGACATGTATCAAACCCACATTCAGGAACTAGTAGCACTATGGCAGGGAGAAACCGAATTTTTTAGTACTGCTGTAAATTATACCCTAACTGGTAAACGTTTAGATATTCAGTTAAGAGCTATCGTTTTACCTGGTTATGAACATGATCTTTCACGCCTGCTTCTAACCACAGAAGATATTACCCACTACGAAAATGCCCGACGTCAGGAAGAAAAGAACCGTATTCTTGCCGAATCATTATTTATCTATTCACCGACTTCTTTATGGGTAGAAGATTTCAGTCGCATCAAACAGCGTTTTGATCAGCTAAAACAGCTAAATATTCAGGATTTCCATACCTTTTTAGATGTTCATAGTGAGTTCGTTAACCAGTGTATCGATGATATTGTGATTATCGACGTAAATCAGGCAACACTGGACCTGTTTAAAGCGCCAGATAAAGAGAGTTTATTAAAAAATACTGATCAGATTTTTGCTGACGAGATGCAGCAGACCTTCCGTGAACAGCTGATTGAACTCTGGAATGGTAATCTGCATCACCAGCGTGAAGCAGTTAATTATGCGCTTGATGGCAGTGTCCGTCATGTTATTTTGCAATTTACCGTATTTCCCGGTTATGAAGAAGACTGGGGAATGGTGCAGGTCGCTTTAACTGATATCAGCGCACGTAAAAAGGCTGAAAATTATCTGGAATATCTGGGCAGGCATGATGTGCTGACTCAGCTCTGCAACCGGGCCTTCTTTTCTGAGGAAGTCAAACGTCTTGAACGTAGCCGTTTGCGTCCTGTTTCCTGTATTTTTATAGACATGAACAGTTTAAAGGAAATTAATGACACCTTAGGTCATGATATTGGTGATGGGCTATTGCGCAGAGTCGGAAACGTACTTAATCAGGCGATTGAAAACACCCGTTATACTGCATCACGCATTGGAGGTGATGAGTTCGTCATTCTCTTACCTACAGCTACAGAAGCTGAAACACTGACTGCAACGCAAACTATTGAAGAACTGTTCAAGATTGATAACCAGTATTATGCCAGCCAACCTATCAGTATTTCCATGGGATGTGCTACGAGCAGGGAAAATGAAAGCATAGAAGCTTTATTAAAACGTGCTGATCAGCAGATGTATCAGAAAAAACAACATTATTACCAAAACAGCACGCTATAA
- a CDS encoding PaaI family thioesterase — protein sequence MKDPKQMTGLELLTAMRDGVLPSASIGKTMPMQSVEVTQGTVTFKVKADERHLNPLGGVHGGFAATVLDSVTGCAVHSMLEAGAGYGTIDLNIKMCRPIPKNKELQATGTLINLSKNLGIAEGKIFDEEGKLYAFATATCMILRN from the coding sequence ATGAAAGATCCCAAACAAATGACTGGTCTTGAACTGCTCACAGCAATGCGTGATGGGGTATTGCCCTCAGCCAGCATTGGCAAAACCATGCCCATGCAGTCTGTAGAAGTCACCCAGGGTACTGTTACCTTCAAGGTGAAAGCAGATGAGCGGCATCTGAACCCGTTAGGTGGTGTACATGGAGGCTTTGCAGCAACTGTTCTGGATTCTGTTACAGGCTGTGCAGTTCACAGTATGCTAGAAGCAGGTGCAGGATATGGAACTATAGATTTAAATATTAAAATGTGCCGTCCAATCCCTAAAAACAAAGAATTACAAGCTACAGGAACCCTCATCAATCTCAGCAAGAACCTTGGTATTGCTGAAGGAAAAATTTTCGATGAAGAAGGAAAACTTTATGCTTTTGCAACAGCCACTTGCATGATTCTCCGTAATTAG
- a CDS encoding DUF4845 domain-containing protein — translation MRNAQQGTSYITILFAIIVFAMVVKAVVAIWPAYWDNRVINSQIEELLKDSPADITPAKFTQQMDQRLDMNNIDDLQFKDIAQVSNDQGLHVNTRYEVRKPFLLNIDLVLKFEKSFDQRSL, via the coding sequence ATGCGTAATGCTCAGCAAGGCACTTCTTATATTACAATTCTATTTGCGATTATTGTCTTTGCAATGGTGGTAAAGGCTGTAGTAGCCATATGGCCAGCATATTGGGATAACCGTGTGATTAACAGCCAGATTGAAGAGTTATTAAAAGACAGTCCAGCAGATATAACGCCAGCAAAATTTACCCAGCAGATGGATCAGCGTTTGGACATGAACAATATTGATGACTTGCAGTTCAAAGATATTGCCCAAGTTTCAAATGATCAGGGTTTACATGTAAATACCCGCTATGAAGTGAGAAAACCTTTCTTGCTTAATATTGATTTAGTACTAAAGTTCGAGAAGAGTTTTGATCAAAGGTCACTCTAA
- the pdxJ gene encoding pyridoxine 5'-phosphate synthase, protein MAALLGVNIDHVATLRQARGTVYPDPVNAALICEQAGAEGITLHLREDRRHIQDSDVRRMRPALKTHMNLEIAVTDEMVEFAKEIRPQYVCFVPEKRQELTTEGGLDVVTNFEKVKAATQALLQVGCDVSLFIDADLAQIDAAIACGAPTIEIHTGAYADAHNEAEQQAELERIIKGTEYAAGKGLVVNAGHGLNIDNVTPIAAIPQIHELNIGHSIIADSLFIGLAQAVQQMKAAIKAAR, encoded by the coding sequence ATGGCTGCATTGCTTGGTGTAAACATAGATCACGTTGCTACTTTAAGACAAGCACGAGGCACCGTTTATCCGGACCCGGTGAATGCGGCACTGATTTGTGAACAGGCCGGTGCAGAGGGTATTACCCTGCATTTACGTGAAGACCGCCGTCATATTCAGGATAGTGATGTACGCCGTATGCGTCCAGCTTTGAAAACCCATATGAATCTTGAGATCGCCGTAACTGATGAAATGGTTGAGTTTGCTAAAGAAATCCGTCCACAGTATGTTTGCTTTGTACCGGAGAAGCGACAGGAACTGACCACAGAAGGCGGTCTGGATGTAGTGACTAATTTTGAAAAAGTTAAAGCAGCAACTCAGGCATTATTGCAAGTTGGTTGTGATGTTTCTCTCTTTATTGATGCCGATCTGGCACAGATTGACGCGGCTATTGCCTGTGGTGCACCTACCATCGAGATTCATACCGGTGCTTATGCAGATGCTCATAATGAAGCAGAACAACAGGCAGAGCTTGAACGTATTATTAAGGGAACTGAATATGCCGCAGGTAAAGGCCTAGTGGTAAATGCAGGACATGGTTTAAACATTGACAACGTGACGCCAATTGCAGCAATTCCACAGATCCATGAATTAAATATTGGACATTCGATTATTGCAGATAGTCTTTTTATTGGCCTGGCACAAGCTGTACAGCAAATGAAAGCAGCAATTAAGGCAGCACGTTAA
- a CDS encoding pyridoxal phosphate-dependent aminotransferase, which yields MDVRLSDRVNAIKPSPTLAVTNKAAELKAAGKNVIGLGAGEPDFDTPQHIKDAAITAINNGFTKYTAVDGTPGLKKAIIAKFKRDNNLDYQPNQILVSCGGKQSFFNLALALLNKGDEVIIPAPYWVSYPDMVIIAEGVPVIVKCGEEQRFKITPEQLEAAITDKTRLVVLNSPSNPTGMIYTKAELEALAEVLRKYPEVYIASDDMYEPIRWDDEFYNIATVAPDLYDRTIVLNGVSKAYAMTGWRIGYAAGPAKLIGAMKKIQSQSTSNPTSISQVAAEAALNGPQDVLEPMIEAFKRRHDLVVNGLNEINGISCLPADGAFYAYANIKPLIRAKGLKSCTEFSEWLLEETGVAVVPGDAFGLGGFMRISYATADEVLVDALARIKKAADSIEGVDAAVASVEAEKAAK from the coding sequence GTGGACGTACGTCTCTCTGATCGTGTAAATGCCATCAAACCGTCCCCAACGCTTGCTGTAACCAATAAAGCGGCTGAGTTAAAAGCTGCTGGAAAGAATGTGATTGGTTTGGGCGCAGGTGAACCTGATTTTGATACACCACAACACATCAAAGACGCTGCTATTACAGCGATCAATAATGGTTTTACTAAATATACCGCTGTTGACGGTACGCCAGGCCTAAAAAAAGCAATTATTGCCAAGTTTAAACGTGACAATAATCTGGATTACCAACCAAACCAGATTCTGGTCTCTTGCGGTGGTAAACAGTCATTTTTTAACCTTGCACTCGCACTTTTAAATAAAGGTGATGAAGTAATTATTCCTGCACCTTACTGGGTCAGTTATCCAGATATGGTGATTATTGCTGAAGGTGTACCTGTTATTGTGAAATGCGGTGAAGAGCAGCGTTTCAAAATTACACCTGAACAGCTGGAAGCTGCAATTACTGACAAAACCCGTCTGGTAGTATTAAACAGCCCTTCCAACCCTACAGGCATGATTTATACCAAAGCTGAACTGGAAGCTCTAGCTGAGGTCCTTCGCAAATATCCGGAAGTTTATATTGCATCTGATGATATGTATGAACCGATCCGCTGGGATGATGAATTTTATAATATCGCAACTGTTGCGCCAGATTTATATGACCGCACCATCGTATTAAATGGCGTATCTAAAGCTTATGCAATGACTGGCTGGCGTATTGGTTATGCAGCAGGTCCTGCCAAGTTGATTGGGGCAATGAAAAAGATCCAGTCTCAGTCAACTTCTAACCCGACCTCAATTTCACAGGTGGCTGCAGAAGCTGCACTTAATGGCCCACAAGATGTACTTGAGCCAATGATTGAAGCATTTAAGCGCCGCCATGACCTTGTTGTAAATGGTCTTAATGAAATCAATGGTATTTCTTGTCTGCCTGCAGATGGTGCTTTTTATGCCTATGCCAACATTAAACCTCTTATTCGTGCTAAAGGTCTTAAATCTTGCACAGAATTCTCTGAATGGTTACTGGAAGAAACTGGTGTTGCAGTAGTTCCAGGTGATGCATTTGGTCTGGGAGGTTTTATGCGTATTTCTTATGCTACTGCTGATGAAGTACTGGTAGATGCTCTGGCACGTATTAAAAAAGCAGCAGACTCGATTGAAGGTGTAGATGCAGCTGTTGCTTCTGTTGAGGCTGAAAAAGCTGCCAAATAA
- the rnc gene encoding ribonuclease III: MIKGHSKVSDFRLPSRIGYQFKQPELLQLALTHRSVSHKYNYERLEFLGDSLLGMIIANYLYHAYPFENEGRLTRMRATLVRQEALGKIANDLKLSQCLILSTGELKSGGHHRESILADTVEAIIGAIYIDCGELKILQDIVLKWYGPYLNNIEPTDQLKDPKSRLQEYLQARKKPLPVYEVVDIQGDAPNQHFKVECSVDSLPKFIGEGSSRRFAEQAAAAEILKLLEQ; the protein is encoded by the coding sequence TTGATCAAAGGTCACTCTAAGGTAAGTGATTTTCGCTTACCCAGCCGTATCGGCTATCAGTTCAAGCAGCCTGAGTTGTTGCAGCTTGCCCTGACTCACCGGTCGGTTAGTCACAAATATAATTATGAACGTCTGGAGTTTTTGGGCGATTCACTATTAGGCATGATTATTGCCAACTATTTGTATCATGCGTATCCTTTTGAAAATGAAGGCCGACTGACCCGCATGCGTGCTACTCTGGTCAGGCAGGAAGCATTAGGCAAGATTGCAAACGATTTGAAACTTAGTCAGTGTTTAATATTAAGTACAGGTGAATTAAAATCGGGAGGACACCACCGTGAATCGATTCTGGCCGATACTGTAGAAGCCATTATCGGAGCAATTTATATTGACTGTGGTGAGCTCAAGATTTTACAAGACATCGTACTGAAGTGGTATGGTCCATATTTAAACAATATTGAGCCAACCGACCAGTTAAAAGACCCGAAATCCCGGTTACAGGAATATCTGCAAGCCCGTAAAAAACCTCTCCCTGTTTATGAGGTGGTCGATATTCAAGGGGATGCACCGAACCAGCATTTTAAAGTGGAGTGTTCGGTCGACAGCCTGCCTAAATTTATCGGAGAAGGGTCAAGTCGTCGCTTTGCTGAGCAAGCAGCAGCAGCGGAAATATTAAAGTTATTGGAGCAATAG
- a CDS encoding NF038104 family lipoprotein, with protein sequence MAILISILMLQGCIHKIVTVPVKVAYKTTKGVVKGTAAVVGAVIPDGDDEDQASDRD encoded by the coding sequence ATGGCAATACTGATAAGCATTCTAATGCTGCAAGGCTGTATTCATAAGATTGTTACGGTTCCTGTAAAGGTGGCTTATAAAACCACGAAAGGGGTAGTCAAGGGGACTGCGGCAGTGGTGGGTGCAGTTATCCCTGATGGGGATGATGAAGATCAGGCATCAGATCGGGACTAG
- the era gene encoding GTPase Era, whose translation MSIQPDQNSTDQESNTPDNNLIDQFFSSQGVTIPADFKSGFVAIVGRPNVGKSTLMNHLLGQKLSITSRKPQTTRHKIIGIDSREKSQAVYVDTPGMHKKEVRAINKMMNRAAHSALRDVNLVLFAVDAHKWTQNDDLVLEKLKNAEMPVILVINKIDTIEEKRTLLPLIQERTKLMNFVEIVPVSALRGANLEHLRDTIDKYLPFQPPLYSFDQITDRSERFLASEVIREKIMRQLGEELPYDLTVQIESFKTEEPALNEKTGRMKAACTYIDATIFVDRPGQKAIVIGEKGAKLKKIGMDARIDMEKMFEQKIMLTLWVKVKGGWSDDERALKSLGYSDI comes from the coding sequence ATGTCGATCCAGCCAGATCAAAACAGTACAGATCAAGAGTCAAACACACCGGACAATAACCTGATTGACCAGTTCTTTAGTTCACAGGGTGTGACTATACCTGCTGATTTTAAGAGTGGGTTTGTGGCTATTGTCGGACGTCCGAATGTCGGTAAATCAACTTTGATGAACCACCTGTTGGGACAAAAACTCTCTATTACTTCCCGTAAGCCCCAGACAACACGACATAAAATTATTGGTATTGATAGCCGTGAAAAGTCACAGGCCGTTTACGTAGATACTCCGGGAATGCATAAGAAAGAAGTGCGTGCCATCAATAAGATGATGAACCGTGCAGCACATTCAGCCCTACGTGATGTAAATCTCGTTCTGTTTGCGGTAGATGCCCATAAGTGGACACAAAATGATGACCTGGTGCTTGAGAAGCTGAAAAATGCTGAAATGCCAGTCATTCTGGTTATCAACAAGATTGATACTATTGAAGAAAAAAGGACATTACTTCCTTTGATTCAAGAACGTACTAAACTCATGAATTTCGTGGAAATTGTACCAGTTTCTGCATTGCGTGGTGCAAATCTGGAACATCTGCGCGATACAATTGACAAGTATTTACCTTTCCAACCGCCGCTATACTCATTTGACCAGATTACTGACCGTTCAGAGCGATTCCTGGCATCAGAAGTAATTCGTGAAAAAATTATGCGACAGCTTGGTGAAGAGCTTCCATATGACCTGACTGTTCAGATTGAATCTTTTAAAACTGAGGAGCCGGCATTAAATGAGAAGACTGGCCGGATGAAAGCTGCCTGTACCTATATCGATGCCACCATTTTTGTTGACCGTCCTGGACAAAAAGCCATCGTGATTGGTGAAAAAGGTGCTAAGCTGAAAAAAATCGGGATGGATGCCCGTATTGATATGGAAAAAATGTTCGAACAGAAGATCATGCTGACACTGTGGGTAAAAGTGAAAGGTGGCTGGTCTGATGATGAACGCGCGCTCAAGAGCCTGGGATATAGTGATATCTAA
- the miaE gene encoding tRNA-(ms[2]io[6]A)-hydroxylase, with the protein MSTLNYDELMQPVKAFLGCETPKAWLDEALNNLELLMQDHANCEKKAAGTAMNLMFRYSFFTDLQVKLAQLVREEMLHYEQVLEFMAKRGQEWKAVSAGRYAAGLRKEIRTYEPEALIDVLIIGAFVEARSCERFHALAPLVDEELGRYYRYLLKSESRHFEDYLALALDVAKTAKLKNAEEDIQTRIEHIREIEKALILSSDDLFRFHSGVPAKTAA; encoded by the coding sequence ATGTCGACTTTAAACTATGATGAACTGATGCAGCCAGTAAAAGCTTTTCTTGGTTGTGAAACCCCGAAAGCCTGGCTGGATGAAGCACTGAATAATTTAGAGCTACTGATGCAGGACCATGCCAACTGTGAAAAAAAAGCAGCTGGTACAGCAATGAACCTGATGTTCCGTTACAGCTTTTTTACTGACTTGCAAGTCAAGCTGGCACAGTTAGTTCGTGAAGAGATGCTGCATTATGAACAGGTACTTGAGTTTATGGCTAAACGTGGTCAAGAATGGAAAGCGGTCAGTGCTGGACGTTATGCGGCCGGCTTGCGCAAAGAAATTCGTACTTATGAGCCAGAAGCTTTAATTGATGTACTGATTATTGGTGCTTTTGTAGAAGCACGTTCTTGTGAGCGGTTTCATGCACTTGCACCGCTGGTCGATGAAGAGTTAGGGCGTTACTATCGCTATTTGCTTAAATCTGAGTCTCGACACTTCGAGGATTATCTGGCTTTGGCGCTCGACGTGGCCAAGACAGCAAAACTTAAAAATGCTGAAGAAGATATCCAGACACGCATTGAACATATACGGGAAATTGAAAAAGCTCTGATTTTAAGTTCAGATGATCTTTTCAGGTTCCACAGTGGTGTTCCGGCTAAAACTGCAGCTTAA
- the recO gene encoding DNA repair protein RecO, whose product MRNEALHGYLIHYRKYREKSHLVYLFTEEYGRIDGILRQVPPPQYQPLALQASGKGELKNFSKLEIVNQPIFFYGDAFFSGFYLNELLLRLCPLEEPMPQTYQQYQLTLVKLQQLAVNAQPGLLLRQILRQFEHILLEELGYAIDFSVDAHQQSVEPERHYHFQIQEGFIPVQKASSATLAGQSLLTMLDYEKGADFSQPQLQLLSRLYRQMITSLLGDRPLKSRQLWIQNTHSQS is encoded by the coding sequence ATGCGCAATGAAGCTTTGCATGGTTACCTGATCCATTACCGTAAATATCGTGAGAAGAGTCACCTTGTCTATTTATTTACTGAGGAATATGGCCGGATTGATGGAATTTTACGTCAGGTTCCCCCGCCACAGTATCAACCTTTAGCACTTCAGGCTTCTGGTAAAGGTGAACTCAAAAATTTCAGTAAACTTGAAATCGTAAATCAGCCTATTTTCTTTTACGGTGATGCATTCTTCTCTGGCTTTTATTTAAACGAATTATTACTTCGGTTATGTCCGCTTGAAGAGCCGATGCCACAGACTTATCAGCAGTATCAGTTGACATTGGTCAAGTTACAGCAACTGGCAGTAAATGCACAGCCCGGGCTGCTATTAAGACAAATTTTACGCCAGTTTGAACATATTTTGCTTGAAGAGCTTGGTTATGCTATCGATTTTTCGGTAGATGCCCATCAGCAGTCAGTTGAACCGGAACGACATTACCATTTTCAGATTCAGGAAGGCTTTATACCTGTACAAAAAGCCAGTTCAGCTACCTTGGCTGGCCAGAGCCTTCTTACAATGCTGGACTATGAAAAAGGTGCAGATTTCTCCCAGCCACAGTTACAGCTATTATCTCGACTTTATCGCCAGATGATTACATCTTTACTGGGTGACCGGCCATTGAAGAGCCGCCAGTTATGGATTCAAAATACTCATTCTCAATCTTAA
- the uvrB gene encoding excinuclease ABC subunit UvrB: protein MSESRPFELVTQYAPAGDQPQAIEKLVKGIQQGYKSQLLLGVTGSGKTYTMANVIAQTQRPTIVMAHNKTLAAQLYGEFKAFFPNNAVEYFVSYYDYYQPEAYVPSSDTFIEKDAAINDHIDQMRLSATRSLLERRDAIIVASVSAIYGLGDPEAYMKMLLHIVQGDRVGRDDIIRRLVEMQYTRNELEFVRGTYRIRGEIMDIFPAESEQNAIRIELFDDEVDSIRWFDPLTGKMLRKVPRVTIYPKSHYVTPKDNLVRAIDTIRDELKDQLKFFREHDKLLEAQRIEQRTRYDLEMMQQLGYTNGIENYSRHLSGRRPGDAPPTLFDYVPDDALLIIDESHVTVPQIGAMYKGDRSRKENLVNYGFRLPSALDNRPMKFEEWERIIPTTVFVSATPARYELEKSEQVVEQVVRPTGLIDPEIEIRPVLTQVDDVLSEINIRKNLNERVLVTTLTKRMAEDLTAYLKEYGVKVAYLHSDIDTVERVKIIHELRTGVFDVLVGINLLREGLDMPEVSLVAILDADKEGFLRSERSLIQTIGRAARNIKGKAILYADRITDSMQKAIDETERRRNKQIEFNELHGIIPRSAVRQVIKEIDTGEVLAEDEIDEKITAQALSLTADERHILADPKLLSKHMAKLEKEMLKASKELQFEQAARLRDEILRLKAQMLQ, encoded by the coding sequence GTGAGCGAGAGCCGTCCTTTTGAATTGGTTACACAGTATGCGCCTGCCGGAGACCAGCCACAGGCTATTGAGAAACTGGTTAAAGGCATCCAGCAAGGGTATAAAAGTCAACTGTTACTTGGGGTGACGGGTTCAGGTAAGACCTATACTATGGCGAATGTCATTGCACAAACCCAGCGGCCCACCATTGTAATGGCACATAATAAGACTTTAGCTGCCCAGCTCTATGGCGAATTTAAAGCTTTTTTCCCCAATAATGCCGTTGAATACTTCGTCAGTTATTATGACTATTATCAACCAGAAGCTTATGTTCCGTCCTCTGATACCTTTATTGAAAAAGATGCGGCAATTAATGACCACATTGACCAGATGCGGTTGTCTGCTACCCGTTCTTTACTAGAACGTCGTGATGCTATTATTGTCGCTTCGGTCTCTGCTATTTATGGCTTGGGTGATCCTGAAGCCTATATGAAAATGCTACTGCATATTGTTCAGGGAGACCGTGTTGGCCGTGACGATATTATCCGCCGTCTTGTAGAGATGCAATATACCCGTAACGAGCTTGAGTTTGTGCGTGGTACCTATCGGATCCGCGGTGAAATTATGGATATTTTTCCGGCAGAGTCAGAACAGAATGCGATCCGTATTGAACTGTTTGATGACGAAGTAGATTCAATACGCTGGTTTGACCCTTTAACTGGCAAAATGCTGCGCAAGGTACCCCGTGTAACAATTTACCCGAAAAGTCATTATGTGACACCAAAAGATAATCTGGTTCGTGCAATTGATACTATTCGTGACGAGCTAAAAGACCAGCTTAAATTCTTTCGCGAACACGATAAACTGCTTGAAGCCCAGCGTATCGAACAACGTACCCGGTATGATCTGGAAATGATGCAACAGCTGGGTTATACCAACGGTATCGAAAACTATTCACGCCATTTATCTGGACGTCGTCCGGGTGATGCACCTCCGACTCTGTTTGACTATGTACCTGATGATGCTCTGCTGATTATTGATGAATCACATGTTACTGTACCGCAAATTGGAGCCATGTATAAAGGAGACCGTTCCCGTAAAGAGAACCTCGTAAATTATGGCTTCCGTTTGCCTAGTGCGCTGGATAACCGGCCCATGAAATTTGAGGAATGGGAGCGGATTATACCCACTACGGTCTTTGTAAGTGCTACACCTGCCCGTTATGAACTGGAAAAGTCAGAACAGGTAGTAGAGCAGGTAGTACGGCCAACCGGACTGATTGATCCGGAAATTGAAATACGTCCAGTATTAACTCAGGTCGATGATGTGCTATCAGAAATCAACATACGTAAAAATTTAAATGAGCGTGTACTGGTGACCACTCTTACTAAGCGTATGGCTGAAGATTTAACTGCTTATTTGAAAGAATACGGGGTAAAAGTAGCCTATCTTCATTCAGATATCGATACTGTGGAGCGAGTAAAAATTATTCATGAACTTCGTACCGGGGTGTTTGATGTATTGGTCGGCATTAACCTGTTACGAGAAGGCCTAGATATGCCAGAAGTATCCCTTGTCGCGATTCTGGATGCAGATAAGGAAGGTTTTTTGCGTTCCGAGCGTTCACTCATTCAGACCATTGGTCGCGCCGCACGTAATATTAAGGGCAAGGCAATCTTATATGCTGACCGCATTACGGACTCTATGCAAAAAGCAATTGATGAAACAGAACGTCGCCGTAACAAACAGATTGAATTTAATGAATTGCATGGAATTATTCCGCGTAGTGCAGTGCGTCAGGTCATTAAAGAAATTGATACTGGAGAAGTATTAGCTGAGGACGAGATTGATGAGAAAATCACCGCGCAGGCACTTTCTCTGACAGCCGATGAACGGCATATTTTAGCTGATCCAAAACTTCTAAGTAAGCATATGGCGAAGCTGGAAAAAGAAATGCTTAAAGCTTCTAAAGAGTTACAGTTTGAACAGGCAGCCCGTCTTCGTGATGAAATTCTGCGGCTAAAAGCCCAAATGTTACAATAG
- a CDS encoding A1S_2505 family phage non-structural protein: MVYQYHDESIIKALPEDTVFVFGSNLAGEHSDGAARVAHQYFGAVKGVGRGWAGQSYAIPTLNEHIQQMPLSQIEHYVEDFKVYTRNHPKMKYFITALGCGIAGYKVSDIAPFFKGISKNVILPESFKPYVERNALKQFPTLTQDMVRQFINDEVIFYFNHGSDSFEAALDKTRLKKAEKAVALIVLNEDMYPRDRYGRGREHEISDILSKFNGKIYDFPENTEGALVFTGVIIALMELYDFNEQDFIRLWEGEIEIEHPVNRLAKA; the protein is encoded by the coding sequence ATGGTCTACCAATATCACGATGAAAGTATTATCAAAGCTTTGCCTGAAGATACTGTATTTGTATTTGGCAGTAATCTGGCAGGCGAACACAGTGATGGCGCTGCCCGGGTAGCCCACCAGTATTTTGGAGCAGTAAAAGGTGTGGGTCGAGGTTGGGCGGGGCAAAGTTATGCTATCCCCACTTTAAACGAGCATATTCAGCAAATGCCACTTAGCCAGATTGAGCATTATGTAGAGGATTTCAAGGTTTATACCCGTAACCACCCTAAAATGAAATATTTTATTACCGCCTTGGGTTGTGGTATTGCAGGCTACAAAGTTTCAGATATTGCTCCATTTTTTAAAGGTATTTCAAAAAATGTGATACTTCCTGAATCTTTTAAGCCTTATGTAGAACGAAATGCTTTAAAACAGTTTCCGACCCTGACCCAAGATATGGTAAGACAATTTATTAATGATGAGGTCATTTTCTATTTTAATCATGGTAGTGACTCGTTTGAGGCGGCTTTAGACAAAACCCGGTTGAAAAAAGCTGAAAAAGCCGTTGCCCTGATTGTACTTAATGAAGATATGTATCCTCGTGACCGCTATGGACGTGGCCGCGAACATGAAATCAGTGATATTTTATCTAAATTCAATGGTAAAATTTATGATTTCCCGGAAAATACTGAAGGAGCCTTGGTATTTACTGGTGTCATCATCGCATTGATGGAACTTTATGATTTTAATGAACAGGATTTTATTCGCCTTTGGGAAGGAGAAATTGAAATTGAGCATCCGGTCAATCGGCTTGCCAAAGCTTAA